In one Planktothrix sp. FACHB-1365 genomic region, the following are encoded:
- a CDS encoding Photosystem I reaction center subunit III, with the protein MRRLLAAILALGLWMSVVPAASAYNLVPCSESSVFQQRAKTALSSSADPARVKARFERYSQELCGKEDGLPHLIADGSLAHAGDFVIPSILFLYIAGWIGWVGRAYLQYAKKSDSPTEKEIIIDVPVALTYMLSGFLWPLAALKEFTTGEMFAKDDEITVSPR; encoded by the coding sequence ATGCGTCGATTGTTGGCTGCTATTCTAGCCCTGGGCTTGTGGATGAGCGTTGTTCCCGCAGCTTCAGCTTATAATCTTGTTCCTTGTTCTGAATCTTCGGTGTTTCAGCAACGGGCCAAAACTGCTCTTTCTTCTTCTGCTGACCCTGCACGAGTGAAAGCACGCTTTGAGCGTTATTCACAAGAACTGTGTGGCAAAGAAGACGGCTTACCCCATTTAATCGCTGATGGAAGCCTAGCTCATGCGGGAGACTTCGTAATTCCGAGCATTCTGTTCCTGTATATTGCAGGGTGGATTGGTTGGGTCGGTCGGGCGTATTTACAATATGCTAAAAAGAGCGACAGTCCCACAGAAAAAGAAATTATCATCGATGTTCCTGTGGCCCTGACCTATATGCTCAGTGGCTTCCTGTGGCCTTTAGCAGCGTTGAAAGAATTCACTACAGGTG
- a CDS encoding peptidase domain-containing ABC transporter has translation MPKYPIVLQHSEEDCGAACLATIVKYYQKNFSINRIREAVGTGQLGTTLTGLRRGAENLGFDARSTRAQPQILDQMKNAPLPAIIYWKGYHYVVLYGQKGKRYIIADPGVGMRYVTRQELSESWSGFITLLLQPDPIRFAQQPDDKIEGIGRFFQRIAPYKFIIFEVLLINSVLGLLALTSPFLIQILTDDVLIRGEEQILRGLAIAIIIMNLVSSGLQVIQANLSMQFSNRLQLGLIKEFGRKILNLPLQYYETHRSGEVVSRLKDIQEINFFISQSFVRVLTQSFTAIISLSLMLFYSYKLTFLIIFITLLSATSSLVFLMSLRKKIKDIMGLEGETHGVLIESFKGAITLKTTTAEPQFWEDLQTRFGRLANLEFKIGQIGVTNFNFSEIISSIGGIVLLWFGSILVINKELTIGQLLAFNSMSVNFTVFIKTVVGLLTELVRIRIIIQRIFSVIDYPSETENDAQKEWVTFKNNDIIYCENILYHHAGRLDLFKDFNINIQGGKVTAIIGESGCGKSTLVKLLAGLYELQGGTIRVGAYNLQNLSLECIRKQVILVPQEAQFWSRSIIENFRIGSPHVTFEEIVKACQFAQADNFIDKLPDKYFTILGEFGANLSGGQRQRLAIARAIVNDPPILILDESTSGLDPISEENLLDELLQYRQGKTTILISHRPSVNRRADEIIYLEESQLKLQGNLNKLLQLDGQHLNFLRL, from the coding sequence ATGCCAAAATATCCGATTGTCTTACAACATAGTGAAGAAGATTGCGGAGCCGCTTGTTTAGCTACAATTGTTAAATATTATCAGAAAAACTTTAGTATTAATCGCATTAGAGAAGCCGTAGGTACGGGTCAATTAGGAACAACATTAACAGGTTTAAGAAGGGGTGCAGAAAATTTAGGGTTTGATGCGCGTTCGACCAGAGCACAACCGCAAATATTAGATCAGATGAAAAATGCACCTTTACCCGCCATTATTTACTGGAAAGGGTATCATTATGTGGTTTTATATGGACAAAAAGGTAAAAGATATATTATTGCAGATCCCGGTGTGGGGATGCGTTATGTGACTCGTCAAGAATTATCAGAAAGTTGGTCAGGATTTATTACACTTTTATTACAACCTGATCCGATACGTTTTGCTCAACAACCTGACGATAAAATTGAGGGAATAGGGAGATTTTTTCAGCGTATTGCGCCTTATAAATTTATTATATTTGAAGTTTTATTAATTAATAGTGTTCTCGGTCTTTTAGCCTTAACCTCTCCCTTTCTGATTCAAATCTTAACCGATGATGTATTAATTAGAGGAGAAGAACAAATCCTAAGAGGATTAGCCATAGCGATTATTATAATGAACTTAGTTAGTAGTGGATTACAAGTGATTCAAGCTAACTTAAGTATGCAATTTTCTAATCGGTTACAATTAGGATTAATTAAAGAATTTGGTCGCAAAATATTAAATTTACCTTTACAATATTATGAAACTCATCGCAGTGGGGAAGTGGTGAGCCGTTTAAAAGATATTCAAGAAATTAATTTCTTTATTTCTCAATCGTTTGTTAGAGTTTTGACTCAATCTTTTACCGCTATTATTTCGTTGAGTTTAATGCTATTTTATAGTTATAAATTGACTTTTTTAATCATATTTATCACTTTATTGAGTGCGACATCATCTTTAGTTTTTTTGATGTCTTTAAGAAAAAAAATTAAAGATATTATGGGATTAGAAGGAGAAACTCATGGGGTTTTAATCGAAAGTTTCAAAGGTGCAATTACCTTGAAAACAACGACAGCCGAACCTCAATTCTGGGAAGATTTACAAACTCGTTTTGGCAGATTAGCCAATTTAGAATTTAAAATCGGACAAATTGGAGTAACAAATTTTAATTTCTCTGAGATTATTTCGAGTATTGGGGGCATAGTTTTACTATGGTTTGGGAGTATCTTAGTTATTAATAAAGAATTAACCATCGGACAACTCTTAGCCTTTAACAGTATGAGTGTTAATTTTACTGTTTTTATTAAAACAGTAGTGGGTTTACTGACTGAACTTGTTAGAATAAGAATTATTATTCAACGAATTTTTTCAGTAATTGATTATCCTTCAGAAACCGAAAATGACGCTCAAAAAGAATGGGTAACATTTAAAAATAATGATATAATTTACTGTGAAAATATATTATATCATCATGCAGGAAGATTAGATTTATTTAAAGATTTTAATATCAATATTCAAGGGGGGAAAGTTACAGCAATTATTGGGGAATCCGGTTGTGGAAAAAGTACCTTGGTAAAACTGCTGGCGGGATTATATGAATTGCAGGGAGGAACAATTAGAGTCGGGGCTTATAATTTACAAAATTTAAGTTTAGAATGTATTAGAAAACAAGTGATTTTAGTTCCCCAAGAAGCTCAATTTTGGAGTCGGAGTATTATTGAAAATTTTAGAATTGGATCACCCCATGTTACTTTTGAAGAAATTGTCAAAGCGTGTCAATTTGCTCAAGCGGATAATTTTATTGATAAACTTCCTGATAAATATTTTACAATCTTAGGGGAATTTGGGGCTAATTTATCCGGCGGTCAGCGTCAAAGGTTAGCAATAGCTAGAGCAATTGTAAATGATCCCCCGATCTTAATTTTAGATGAATCAACGTCAGGATTAGATCCGATTAGTGAAGAAAATTTATTAGATGAATTATTACAGTATCGTCAAGGGAAAACCACAATTTTAATTAGTCATCGTCCTAGTGTTAATAGGAGAGCAGATGAGATTATTTATTTAGAAGAAAGTCAATTAAAATTACAAGGAAACTTAAATAAGCTCCTACAACTTGATGGACAACACTTAAATTTTTTAAGATTATAA
- the tsaD gene encoding tRNA (adenosine(37)-N6)-threonylcarbamoyltransferase complex transferase subunit TsaD, protein MATVLAIETSCDETGVAIVKNRKVLSNVVASQIAIHHPYGGVVPEVASRHHLEMVNSVLDQALDTAGLDWSAIDGVAATCAPGLVGALLTGITAAKTLALVQNKPFLGIHHLEGHIYASYLTETTLQPPFLCLLVSGGHTSLIHVKDCGVYHTLGHTVDDAAGEAFDKVARLLNLGYPGGPIIDQLASQGNPKAFTLPEGKISLPNGGYHPYHSSFSGLKTAVLRLVQTLQKENDNPLPVADIAASFQETVAKSLTKRVIACAVDFGLDTIAVGGGVAANSGLRNYLQEAAKLHNLRVLFPPLKYCTDNAAMIACAASDHLNQGHLSPLTLGAQSRMSLEEVMQLYQQ, encoded by the coding sequence ATGGCAACAGTTTTAGCAATTGAAACAAGTTGTGACGAAACCGGGGTCGCAATTGTAAAGAATCGTAAAGTTTTGAGTAATGTTGTGGCATCTCAAATTGCCATTCATCACCCTTATGGGGGAGTTGTACCCGAAGTCGCCTCTCGCCATCATTTAGAAATGGTGAATTCTGTTCTTGACCAAGCCTTAGACACCGCAGGGTTAGACTGGTCAGCTATTGATGGCGTTGCAGCAACCTGTGCCCCTGGACTGGTAGGGGCTTTATTAACCGGAATTACGGCTGCTAAAACTTTAGCCTTGGTACAGAATAAACCTTTTCTGGGCATTCATCACCTCGAAGGCCATATCTACGCCAGCTATTTAACCGAAACCACTCTCCAACCGCCCTTTTTATGTTTATTGGTATCGGGAGGCCATACCAGTTTAATTCATGTCAAAGACTGTGGCGTTTATCATACATTGGGACATACCGTTGATGATGCGGCCGGAGAAGCCTTTGATAAAGTTGCCCGGTTATTAAATTTAGGATATCCTGGCGGGCCTATTATTGATCAATTAGCCAGCCAAGGCAACCCCAAAGCCTTTACATTACCCGAAGGCAAAATTTCTCTACCCAATGGGGGTTATCATCCGTATCATTCGAGTTTTAGCGGATTAAAAACGGCGGTATTACGATTAGTTCAAACGTTACAAAAAGAAAACGATAACCCTTTACCTGTTGCTGATATTGCAGCAAGTTTTCAAGAGACTGTTGCTAAAAGTTTAACAAAACGAGTGATCGCTTGTGCGGTAGATTTTGGATTAGATACCATTGCGGTTGGGGGTGGTGTTGCAGCAAATAGTGGGTTAAGAAACTATCTGCAAGAGGCGGCTAAACTTCACAATTTGCGGGTTTTATTTCCCCCTTTAAAATATTGTACCGATAACGCCGCGATGATTGCTTGTGCGGCTTCAGACCATCTTAATCAAGGTCATCTTTCACCCTTAACATTAGGGGCACAGTCCCGAATGTCGTTAGAGGAGGTTATGCAGTTATATCAGCAATAA
- a CDS encoding UPF0175 family protein, producing MRRILKFASRWETYEFLKQEKAYLPYTENDLEQDVQTIRHL from the coding sequence ATAAGACGAATACTCAAATTTGCTTCTCGTTGGGAAACCTACGAATTTCTTAAGCAAGAAAAAGCTTATTTACCGTATACTGAAAATGATTTAGAACAAGATGTTCAAACTATTCGTCATCTTTAA